The Anaerolineae bacterium region CCTGGCCTGTATAAGCCGCCAGCAACAACAAAGTTCGCACGGCCATACTGTTGCCGCAAGGAATGGCGTTGTCCTGCAAACTCTTGGGACGGGTCACAAGTTGTTCATGGTCGTCAGCCGTATCAAAAAAACCACCGGCTTTATCTTGAAAATGGGCCAGCACTACGTCCATAAGAGCGCGAGCTTCCCAGAACCAGCGGGGATTGAAGGTGGTTTGATAAAGCGCCAGCAGCCCATCGGCATAAAAGGCATAATCTTCCAGATAAGCCATGCCTTTGGCCTGGCCTTTATCAGCTTTCCAGATACGAAATAGCCGTTTCCCTTTTTTCATGGTCAACGCGATAAACTCTGCATTCCGGGTGGCCAGGTCAATGTAATCGGGGCGGTCCAGCACCCGGCCTGCTTCGGCCAAAGCGGCCAGGGCCAATCCATTCCAGGCCGTGATGATCTTCTCATCGCGGCCCGGTTTGACCCGTTTTTCTCGCACGGCAAACAATTTGGCTCTACTGCGTTCCAGAATGTCGTTCAACTCGGCCCGACTGATCTGCAACTGCTCGGCCAATTGATCCAGGGGCGCCGGCACATGGAGAACAGATTTGCCTTCAAAATTTCCTCCGGGTTCAACGCTATAGGCTGCGCAAAAGATTTCCCCATGGGCCTGGCCCAAGATGGATTTGATCTCCTGCGACGTCCAGACAAAAAATTTGCCCTCCTCGCCTTCGCTGTCGGCATCCTGGCTGGAATAGAAACCTCCCGCCGGGTGGGCCATCTCCCGCCCAATGTAATCCAAAGTCTCCTCAACAATCCGGCGATAGAAAGGTTTGCCGGTCAGTTGGTAAGCGTGCAAGTACAGCCGCGCCAGCAGGGCGTTATCGTACAGCATTTTTTCAAAATGGGGCACCAGCCACATACCGTCCACGGCATAACGATGAAAACCCCCGCCAAGCTGGTCATACATCCCTCCTTGAGCCATTTTGTGGAGGGTCAGCTCAACCATTTCCAAAATTGGGGTTTGCTGGTTACGGTAATAAAAACGCAACAAAAAATCGTAGGTCATTGGCTGGGGAAATTTGGGAGCGCCGCCAAAACCGCCGTGCGTCCAGTTAAAACTGTGGGCCAGCGCTTGGGCTGCCAATTCAGGCACAGCAGGGTCCAATGAAGCGCCAGGTTGCCATAAGATAATAGTCTGGAGACGGTCCACAATGGTGGCCGCATTTTTGAGCACATCACTCTTTTGGTCCCGATAAACGTGAGCCACATTTTTCAGCACCTGTTCAAAACCGGGCAAACCATGCCGGGGCGTGGGGGGAAAGTATGTGCCGCCATAAAAAGGTCGGCCTGTGGGAGTCAAAAATACGCTCATTGGCCAGCCACCCTGGCCCGTAAGGGCTACCACCGCATCCATATAAATGGAGTCAAGATCAGGCCGCTCCTCCCGGTCAACTTTGATATTGACAAAATGCTCATTCATAATGGCGGCGGTCTGCTTATTTTCAAAACTCTCGTGGGCCATCACGTGGCACCAGTGGCAGGCCGAATAACCAATACTCAAAAATATCGGTTTGTCTTCGGTTTTGGCTTTGGCCAAGGCTTCCTCTCCCCACGGATACCACTCCACCGGGTTATGGGCGTGTTGCAATAAATAGGGGCTGCTTTCTTGGGCTAATCGGTTTGGCACGTCGGCCTCCTTTTTTATAAAAATCCTTATAAAAATTATACCCGCAGAAACATAAAACGTAAAACAAAATACGGCCAAGGTTGTGGCCCAAACTTCACCTGAACGTCCCTGGTTTGTCTTCAACGCCGCTCTGCATTTATAATAGGGCTACCACTACGGCCTTGTTGCAGGCAAAAATCCGCCGGTGATGAAAGATACATAGTAGCGGGCCGAGGATAAGAACTATTTTCAGGAGATCAAAATGACAACCTCAAACACTTTCATTCATAATCCTCACCTGGAAGGCGACACCTTCTTCTGGGAAGCCGGGCCGGTAGGCGTTCTCCTGGCCCATGGTTACACAGCTTCAACCGCGGAAGTGCGGCTGTTGGGCCGGTTTTTACACCGGCAGGGTTATACGGTAGCCGGGCCGCTATTGCCCGGCCACATGACCACCCCCCAACAGATGAACCACTATCGCTGGCAGGATTGGGCAGGGGCGCTGGAAGCGGCGTATCAGCAAATAGCGGCCCGGTGCGAACAGGTTTTTGTGGGCGGGGAATCAATGGGGGCGCTACTGGCCCTCTATCTGGCCAGCGAGCATCCAGAGACAGCGGGTTTGCTCATTTATGCGCCGGCGCTGCGCATATTACCCGGCAAAGCCTTGCTGGCCCGCCTGTTGGCGCCGGTAGTGCCCTACATGCGCAAGCAGTGCATTGAGCCGACTGAACGGTGGCAGGGTTATACCGTGAATCCAATTCCGGCGTTAGTCCAAATGCTCCATTTGCAGGGAGAGGTGGACCGTCGTCTGGCTGGTATTTGCCAACCTTTATTATTGATTCAGGGTCGTTTGGATAGTGATATTGACCTGCGCGGCGTAAACTTGCTCTATCAAAAAATTGGCTCCCCCTTCAAGGAACTACACTGGTTGGAACACTCCCGGCATGCCGTCATTCTGGACCGGGAATTAGATCAGGTGACGGAGTTGACCCAACGTTTTATTGAACGGATACTTGAATAAGGATTTATGGTTGTTAGGGATTTTATTAGGCATTTTTTCCTATTGGTAATACCCTTGTTAAAAACTGTAGGTAACAGTATAATTTTAGGTAGGAATACCCCATACAAATTGCCGCAAAAGCAAGTTTCTAAGCGCGGAGAAGAGTAAATGCCCCAAAGTCACCAAAAAATTCAAGACCCACGTATCTCCCAATATATTGAAGCAACTGAACGACTAAAACACGGCGATTACAATATTGACATGCCCGTCAGCCCGGTTGACGAGGTGGGAAAATTAGGCCAGGCCCTGCGAGAATTGGCCAACACCCTGGAAAAACATTATCGCGAGCTACAGAAACTGGATGAAATCACCTCTGAGATCAATGCCGGCCTGCTGCTGGACGACATCCTGGAAAACGTTTACCATAATTTTCAGGCCCTGATCCCTTATAATCGCATTGGGTTTGCCCTGATAGAAAATGAAAAACCCACAACAAGGGTGCGGGCGTGTTGGGCCAAAAGCGACCAACCCCGGCTAACACTTTGCAAAGGCTATTCCGCCCCTTTGGCCGGGAGCAGTCTGGAAACCATTCTGGCTAATGACCAGCCGCGGATCATCAACAACCTGGAAGCCTACCTGGCCCAAAAACCAGAATCTGATTCTACCCGTTTGATTGTAGAAGAAGGGATGCGTTCTTCCCTGACCTGCCCGCTCATTGCCAACGGCATCCCTGTTGGCTTTATCTTTTTTTCCAGCATCCAGCCAAATACTTATGCCGACGTGCATGTTGACATCTTCAAACGAATTGC contains the following coding sequences:
- a CDS encoding thioredoxin domain-containing protein, yielding MPNRLAQESSPYLLQHAHNPVEWYPWGEEALAKAKTEDKPIFLSIGYSACHWCHVMAHESFENKQTAAIMNEHFVNIKVDREERPDLDSIYMDAVVALTGQGGWPMSVFLTPTGRPFYGGTYFPPTPRHGLPGFEQVLKNVAHVYRDQKSDVLKNAATIVDRLQTIILWQPGASLDPAVPELAAQALAHSFNWTHGGFGGAPKFPQPMTYDFLLRFYYRNQQTPILEMVELTLHKMAQGGMYDQLGGGFHRYAVDGMWLVPHFEKMLYDNALLARLYLHAYQLTGKPFYRRIVEETLDYIGREMAHPAGGFYSSQDADSEGEEGKFFVWTSQEIKSILGQAHGEIFCAAYSVEPGGNFEGKSVLHVPAPLDQLAEQLQISRAELNDILERSRAKLFAVREKRVKPGRDEKIITAWNGLALAALAEAGRVLDRPDYIDLATRNAEFIALTMKKGKRLFRIWKADKGQAKGMAYLEDYAFYADGLLALYQTTFNPRWFWEARALMDVVLAHFQDKAGGFFDTADDHEQLVTRPKSLQDNAIPCGNSMAVRTLLLLAAYTGQAEYETPALAALAALQGPMSQYPGAFGHWLGALEFALAPPQEIAIIGQPGREDTDNMLRTLLKLYRPNQVVAVADELNESDQPELVRGRLAKDGRATAYVCHNFTCQQPVTEVAALESLLTK
- a CDS encoding alpha/beta fold hydrolase; this translates as MTTSNTFIHNPHLEGDTFFWEAGPVGVLLAHGYTASTAEVRLLGRFLHRQGYTVAGPLLPGHMTTPQQMNHYRWQDWAGALEAAYQQIAARCEQVFVGGESMGALLALYLASEHPETAGLLIYAPALRILPGKALLARLLAPVVPYMRKQCIEPTERWQGYTVNPIPALVQMLHLQGEVDRRLAGICQPLLLIQGRLDSDIDLRGVNLLYQKIGSPFKELHWLEHSRHAVILDRELDQVTELTQRFIERILE